In a genomic window of Aestuariirhabdus haliotis:
- a CDS encoding NADH:flavin oxidoreductase/NADH oxidase family protein: MSLSLGSPLSLPCGAQINNRIGKSAMTEGLADAEDNPTPEHLRLYQRWSEGGAGLHITGNVMIDRRYLERAGNVVIEDDRALQQLSDWAKAGTVGGNHLWMQISHPGRQCPRLVNNQPLSPSSEQLKLLGSFSRPQAMNEAQIEDAISRFARTAEIAKTAGFTGVQLHCAHGYLISQFLSPLTNKRNDQWGGSLENRARFALRAVRAVRDAVGDSFPVGVKLNSADFQRGGFSHEDSLQVASWLEEAGIDLLEISGGTYEQLSLLGMEPNEVRESTRKREAYFIEYATAMRGATKVPLMVTGGFRQRAVMEQALSNGEVDMVGLARPFCLDPDLPRKLIAGELDALPCHEHDLVLGKGWLGNNSPLELIRGINTFGQVGFYYWQIIRLGGGHHPQPELGVWRSFWRHTLNDFRLNQRRKRAAS; this comes from the coding sequence ATGAGCCTGTCCCTTGGCAGCCCACTCAGCCTTCCCTGCGGCGCCCAGATCAATAACCGAATCGGCAAAAGCGCCATGACCGAGGGTCTGGCCGACGCCGAGGACAATCCGACCCCTGAGCACCTGCGGCTCTATCAACGTTGGTCCGAAGGTGGTGCGGGATTGCATATCACCGGGAATGTCATGATCGACCGTCGCTATCTGGAGCGGGCAGGGAATGTTGTTATCGAGGATGATCGAGCGTTGCAGCAGCTATCCGACTGGGCCAAGGCCGGTACCGTCGGCGGCAACCACCTGTGGATGCAGATCAGCCACCCGGGCCGTCAATGTCCGCGCCTGGTCAATAACCAGCCTCTGTCACCATCCAGCGAGCAGTTGAAACTCCTGGGCAGTTTCTCCCGCCCCCAGGCCATGAACGAAGCTCAGATCGAAGATGCCATCTCACGCTTTGCCCGCACCGCCGAAATAGCCAAAACCGCTGGTTTTACCGGGGTGCAACTGCACTGCGCCCATGGTTATCTGATCAGCCAGTTTTTGTCGCCCCTGACCAATAAGCGTAATGACCAATGGGGCGGTTCGCTGGAGAACCGAGCCCGCTTTGCCCTGCGCGCGGTGCGTGCCGTACGCGACGCAGTCGGTGACAGTTTCCCCGTCGGCGTAAAGCTGAATTCGGCCGATTTCCAGCGCGGCGGTTTCAGCCACGAAGATTCCTTGCAGGTCGCCAGTTGGCTGGAAGAAGCAGGAATTGATCTACTGGAGATCTCCGGCGGCACCTACGAACAGCTGAGCCTGTTAGGTATGGAGCCCAATGAAGTCCGCGAGAGTACCCGCAAACGGGAAGCCTATTTTATCGAGTACGCCACAGCCATGCGCGGTGCTACCAAGGTCCCCCTGATGGTCACCGGGGGCTTTCGTCAACGGGCCGTAATGGAGCAGGCACTGAGCAATGGCGAAGTCGACATGGTAGGGCTGGCCCGGCCCTTCTGCCTCGACCCGGATCTGCCCAGGAAGCTGATCGCCGGAGAGCTGGACGCATTGCCCTGTCACGAACACGACTTAGTACTCGGTAAGGGATGGTTGGGTAATAACAGTCCTCTCGAACTGATTCGAGGCATCAATACTTTTGGTCAGGTCGGCTTTTACTATTGGCAAATTATTCGCCTCGGCGGCGGCCATCACCCTCAGCCCGAACTGGGTGTATGGCGCTCATTCTGGCGCCATACGCTCAACGACTTCCGCCTTAACCAGCGGCGCAAACGGGCCGCCAGCTAG